A genomic window from Candidatus Omnitrophota bacterium includes:
- a CDS encoding pyridoxamine 5'-phosphate oxidase family protein gives MKKLNNDLLHFFREQGCVVVVSIDKNGFPHGSCKGIVHVNRNGKVYLFDLYRGKTHENLLRNHHVSIIAFDEHKFIGYCLKGKAKVSPEIKLNSKIVKAWEERIATRITHRLLKNIKEDKGLAAHPELALPKPKHLIIMDVEEVVNLSPAPIKTNKG, from the coding sequence ATGAAGAAGTTGAATAATGATTTGCTTCATTTCTTCCGCGAACAGGGCTGTGTTGTAGTTGTAAGTATTGATAAGAATGGGTTTCCTCACGGATCATGCAAGGGTATTGTGCATGTAAATCGTAACGGAAAAGTCTATTTATTTGATCTGTATAGGGGCAAGACTCACGAGAATCTGTTGCGTAACCATCATGTTAGCATCATCGCTTTTGATGAGCATAAATTTATCGGGTATTGCCTTAAAGGAAAAGCAAAGGTTTCTCCGGAAATAAAACTTAATTCAAAGATTGTTAAAGCCTGGGAAGAGAGAATTGCAACCAGGATTACGCACAGGCTTTTAAAGAATATTAAAGAAGACAAGGGGCTTGCGGCTCATCCGGAGCTTGCGTTACCGAAGCCAAAACACCTTATTATTATGGACGTAGAGGAGGTAGTTAA